DNA from Mesorhizobium loti R88b:
GATCAGCTCGCCTCAGCTGATCTCGCTGAATTTGCTGGTTTGCTGCACAAGTTTGTACTCGATTTCGAACTCGACGCTCCGAGCTACGATCGCGAGAAATTTCTTGCGCATGCGCAACACCTATCCGCGCTTGTCGACACCTACGTCGAGAAGCGTAAGGCTCTAGGGTCCACTGGAGCCGCCGAATAGGGCTTAACTGCCAGCCTTTCCAGGAACAGTCCTGATCACCGTGCCCCACGGGTCCTCACGGCTGCTCTCGCTGGCCACATTGTCTGAACGCATCTCGACCCAGGCAAGCCCCGACCGGCTGGGATCACGGCGGCCGGCGCCGGGACTCTGCCAGGCGTTCGCGCCGATATGGTGGTGATAACCGCCCGACGACAGGAAAACCGCCTGGCCGCCATATTTCGCCACCGTGTCGAAGCCGAACTCCTTGTTCCACCAAGTCTCTGCCTCTTCCGGCCTGCCGACGCGCAAATGGACATGACCGACAATGCTGTTTTCGGGCGCACCTTGCCAACCGGCATCGCCGGCCGGCACGCTGCCAACGACCGCAGGAATGTTCATGCGTTCCGTTGCCATCGCCACCTTGTCGCCGTTCCACTTCCAGTCCTGCGGACGGCGGTCGGCATAGATTTCGATGCCATTGCCCTCGGGGTCGGTCAGGTACAGGGCTTCGCTGACCAGATGGTCCGAAGCACCCTCGATGGCGATCTTGGCTGATATGGCATGGTTGATCCAGCGGCCGAGATCGGCGCGGCTGGGCAGCAGGAAAGCGGTGTGGAACAGGCCGGCGCTGCGCGGATCGTCCGGCTTGGCCGAAGGATCAGCCTCGATGACCAGCAGTGGGCGGCTGCCGGCGCCGAGCGTGATGGCGCCATCGGCACGGCTCAACTCCTGCAGCCCAACGACTCTGCGGTAGTAGGCCGCGAGGCTTTCGGCATCGCGTGCCTTGAGCCCGACGCGGGCAACGCTCACCGGCGTGGTGGCGGCAAATGGCAGTTCGCTCATCATTGTCTCCGTTGCGGCAACGCTTGATGGAACTCCAAAAGCCAGGAACCCGGCGCCGCCGATCAATGTACGTCGTGTCAGCGCCAAAATCCGGCCCCCACGGCTGTTTCTCTCCCGACGACAGATCGTCTATCGCAATCGTTCACACAAGACAGCGAAAAGCGAACATGGTGTTCACCATTCCGAGCAGGAGCATGCCCTTCAACGGTTGCATGAGGCAATCGGGCTCGCTATCTCAGCGCCATGAAAGTCAAAGACGCAGATATCCTGATCGTGCCGGGCTACACCAATTCCGGGCCTGAGCATTGGCAGACCCGTTGGCAATCGAAACTGTCGACGGCGCGCCGTGTCGAACAGGCGGAATGGTCGAAACCGGTGCGCGAGGATTGGACGGCGAGCGTGGCCAAGGCGGTCAACGAAGCCGAGAGGCCGGTCGTCATCGTCGCGCATTCGCTGGGGGTCGCCGCCGCGGTACAGGCCGTTCCGCGATTCGTGAGGCCAGTTGCCGGAGCCTTCTTCGTGGCACCGCCCGATGTCGCCAATCCCAAGATCAAGCCGAAGCACCTGATGACCTTCGGCCCCTATCCGCGCGAGCCGCTGCCTTTTCCGTCGATCGTGATTGCCAGCCGCAACGACCCGTTCTGCGCCTTCGATGTCGCCGAGGACATTGCCGGGGCCTGGGGCTCGCTGTTCATCGACGCCGGCGAGACCGGCCACCTCAATGCGGATTCGGGCTTCGGCCCGTGGCCCGAAGGATCCATGACCTTCGCCAAGTTCCTCACCGATCTGAAGGCGTAGTTTCTTCGGGCGCCTCGTCAGGCGCCGATCGAATCCTTGATGCCCTTCAGCAGGGTCTTTGCCCCCAGCGAAATCACCGCATGCTCGGACCCGGTGGCCAGCAGACGATAACCCATCGCCACGACACGGCCGGCAATTGCTGGTTCGACGACATAAATAGCGGCATGTTTACCGGCCTTGCGGGTGCGCTCGGCGACCGATGCTATCGTCTCCATCATGCTTTCCAGCGTCGAATTGACGGTCGTGCCGTTGCTCCAGGCGATCGAGAAATCCGACGGTCCCAGGAAAATGCCGTCAATGCCCGGCGTGTCGAGAATGCCGTCGAGCGCGTCAAGCGCGGCACGCGTCTCGACCATGGCGAAGGCCATGGTGCGCTGGTTGGTGTCGCGCAGCCATTCGGCATAGTCGCCCTTGCCATGGCGTGGAAAGGCGTAGGTGGGGCCCCAGGAGCGCTCGCCGAGCGGCGGATATTTCATCGCCGCGGCAAACAGCTTTGCATCGGCGACCGAGTTCACCATCGGCGCGATGACCGCTTCGGCGCCGAAATCGAGTGCCCGGCTTGCCATGTCGAAACGGCCGACGGGAATGCGCACCAGCGCTGGCTTGTTTGCCGCAAGTACCGGCACGAGACCGCGCAGCACGCTGTCCTCATGATGGCCGCCATGCTGCATGTCGAGCGTCACCGCATCGAAGCCCTGCTTGGCGAGGATTTCGACGGTCAGGGCGTCCGGCACGCCCGACCAGGCGGTGATCAGCGTTTCATCGGCGGCAAGGCGGGACTTCAGGGACATCAATCTCTTTCCTCGTTAACTCTGGGAGTTTCAGCCGGAAACGGCGGCAAAGGCAAAGAAAAACCGCCCGGCTTGGCCGAGCGGTCGATTGGTCCAGTCATTCCTGTCTGTCGCAGGCTCTGTCGCAAAACCGTGGGACACTTTTGCGGAACCTGCTTCCTTCCAACTGTCGCAGGTTCTGTCGCAAGGCCGTGGGACACTTTTGCGGAACCTGCTCCGGCCTTGATCAGGTGTTCTTGATCTGCTCGATCGCCTGCGCCATCAGTTCGTCCATGGTGCGGCGGATCTGGTGGTCCGACTGTTCGACGCCAGCGGCATCGAAATCCCGGCGGATCTTGCGGAACACGTCATGGTCGCCAGCTTCCTCGATGTCGGACACGACCACTTCCTTGGCATAGGCATCAGCATCCGCCCCCGACTTTCCGAGCTTTTCGGCGGCCCACAGGCCAAGCGCCTTGTTGCGGCGCGCCGAGGCCTTGAACCGAAGCTCCTCGTCGAAAGCAAATTTGCGCTCGAAGCCTTCTTCGCGGTCTTTCATGCTGCTCATGGCGTCCCTCCGGGTCAAATTCGATTCGTTTGCAAAAGGATATGTGTGTTGCCAAAGCACAAACCAAAAGGTCGCGAGCCGGTCAATATGCTTCATCGCATGCTGCGCTGCGGCATTTCAGTCCCGAAAGCGGTTGGTTGAAAGGATTTGCCGATTGAGCAAACGATGTGATTGGGATAGACCCGGCATTGAACCCAACCGTCGCCACAACTAATTTAGGCAGACGGACAGGAACTGGTCGCTTGCCGCCTGCCCGCAAATCCAGAGAAAAATTCAGATGAAAAATCGCCGCCGCATTTATGAAGGCAAGGCCAAGATCCTCTATGAGGGACCTGAACCCGGCACGCTGATCCAGTTCTTCAAGGACGACGCCACCGCGTTCAACAAGAAGAAACACGAGGTCATCGACGGCAAGGGTGTGCTCAACAACCGCATTTCCGAGTACATTTTCAACCACTTGAACCGCATGGGCATCCCGACCCACTTCATCCGCCGGCTCAACATGCGTGAGCAGTTGATCAAGGAAGTCGAGATCATCCCGCTTGAAGTGGTGGTGCGCAACGTCGCCGCCGGCTCGCTGTCCAAGCGCCTCGGCATCGAGGAAGGCACCGTTTTGCCGCGCTCGATCATCGAATTCTATTACAAGGCCGACGCGCTCGACGATCCGATGGTGTCGGAAGAGCACATCACGGCGTTCGGATGGGCGAGCCCGCAGGAAATCGACGATGTCATGGCGCTGGCCATTCGCGTCAACGACTTCCTCTCCGGCCTGTTCATGGGCGTCGGCATCCAGCTCGTCGACTTCAAGATCGAGTGCGGCCGCCTGTTCGAGGGCGACATGATGCGCATCGTCGTCGCCGACGAGATTTCGCCGGACTCCTGCCGCCTGTGGGACGTGGCAACGCAGGACAAGCTCGACAAGGACCGTTTCCGCCGCGACATGGGTGGCCTCGTCGAAGCCTATCAGGAAGTTGCCCGTCGCCTCGGCATCATGAACGAGAACGAGCCGCCGCGCCCGACCGGCCCAGTGCTTGTCGCCTCGACCGACGGCGTCAAAGGCAAGCCGCACTGATCGCGGCTTGCAAACCCGATACTTAGAACAGGAGCATGTCCAGCGTGATCAAGGCCCGCATTACCGTCACCCTCAAGAACGGTGTTCTCGACCCCCAAGGCAAGGCGATCGAACATGCATTGTCAGGCCTGGGCTTCGGCGGGGTCGGCGCGGTGCGGCAAGGCAAGGTGTTCGATGTCGAACTGGCAGAAAGCGACAAGGCCAAGGCCGAGGCCGATCTCAAGGCCATGTGCGACAAGCTGCTGGCGAATACGGTGATCGAGAACTACAGCGTAACGCTGGGCTAACTCCCTGTTTCAATGCAATTTCCCAGGGAAAGCGTTATGCGCTTTCCCTGGGAACCATTTTGCACTTTCCTTGAGTTGGCCTTACGCCGACAACGCCCGGTTGCCGGCGCGCGATGACCCGGCCTAGATGGCTCGTAGATTCTGCGGCTTGCGGACCCACAAATAATAGATCGCGACGGCGCCCGCGATGATCATGAGCAGCTTGTAGAACATTCGTTTGACATCGCCGCCATCGAAAATCTTGTCGATTCCTTCGAAGCTGGCAGGATTGCGCAGCACTTCTATCCTGGCACCGACCGATGTCGGGAAATTCACATAAAAATCTCCTTCGACGTCGAACGAGTATTGGCCACCGTCCGGAGCGCGATAGGCAAGCTTTGCGGTCGGGATTTTCGTGATGCGCCAAGCACCCGCGCCCGGTGCCGGCGTTGAAGGGACTGGTTCAACCTCCGGAGAGCAATCGGTGCGGGACTGCTCAACCCAGCTCCGCCTGACTTTGATTTCGAGCACACATTGCATTCCCGTCTCAACCACATTCGCCTCCTGCCGCTCCCAGGTGAAGGTGTGAATGAAGCGGACGACGGCAGGCTTGATTGACCATGCTCCCATAAAGAAAAGCGCAGCTGCCAGGATGGTCGCCATTAGCCTGAACACGAATCGTCCAACTGCCATGCGGCGCTGAGACCATTTCAGGGCTTGCAACTGGATTTTCCTGACCCGCGGATCGTCGGAAAGCTCACCCGGATCTCGCCCGTCAATGATTGCGCGCCGCAGGATCGTCAACACCATCATGCTGGCCCAACCCAGGATGACGACGATGAGAAGCTGCCAGTATAGTCTGTAGAAAGTGGTGTAGTGGCTGGCGACGCAGGCGTTCGCGAGATCGATCCGCGACATACCGTGACGGCCGCCCGCATACCATCCACCGTTTTTTGAAATAAGCGGCACCAGCAACAATACCGTAAGGACCGCCCCTGCCAGGAAAAGCCTGCGGTAAACGCGAAAGTCTCTCTTGTAGCTGAAAACGTCA
Protein-coding regions in this window:
- a CDS encoding VOC family protein, with protein sequence MSELPFAATTPVSVARVGLKARDAESLAAYYRRVVGLQELSRADGAITLGAGSRPLLVIEADPSAKPDDPRSAGLFHTAFLLPSRADLGRWINHAISAKIAIEGASDHLVSEALYLTDPEGNGIEIYADRRPQDWKWNGDKVAMATERMNIPAVVGSVPAGDAGWQGAPENSIVGHVHLRVGRPEEAETWWNKEFGFDTVAKYGGQAVFLSSGGYHHHIGANAWQSPGAGRRDPSRSGLAWVEMRSDNVASESSREDPWGTVIRTVPGKAGS
- a CDS encoding RBBP9/YdeN family alpha/beta hydrolase — its product is MKVKDADILIVPGYTNSGPEHWQTRWQSKLSTARRVEQAEWSKPVREDWTASVAKAVNEAERPVVIVAHSLGVAAAVQAVPRFVRPVAGAFFVAPPDVANPKIKPKHLMTFGPYPREPLPFPSIVIASRNDPFCAFDVAEDIAGAWGSLFIDAGETGHLNADSGFGPWPEGSMTFAKFLTDLKA
- a CDS encoding HpcH/HpaI aldolase family protein, which codes for MSLKSRLAADETLITAWSGVPDALTVEILAKQGFDAVTLDMQHGGHHEDSVLRGLVPVLAANKPALVRIPVGRFDMASRALDFGAEAVIAPMVNSVADAKLFAAAMKYPPLGERSWGPTYAFPRHGKGDYAEWLRDTNQRTMAFAMVETRAALDALDGILDTPGIDGIFLGPSDFSIAWSNGTTVNSTLESMMETIASVAERTRKAGKHAAIYVVEPAIAGRVVAMGYRLLATGSEHAVISLGAKTLLKGIKDSIGA
- a CDS encoding DUF1476 domain-containing protein, which translates into the protein MSSMKDREEGFERKFAFDEELRFKASARRNKALGLWAAEKLGKSGADADAYAKEVVVSDIEEAGDHDVFRKIRRDFDAAGVEQSDHQIRRTMDELMAQAIEQIKNT
- the purC gene encoding phosphoribosylaminoimidazolesuccinocarboxamide synthase — translated: MKNRRRIYEGKAKILYEGPEPGTLIQFFKDDATAFNKKKHEVIDGKGVLNNRISEYIFNHLNRMGIPTHFIRRLNMREQLIKEVEIIPLEVVVRNVAAGSLSKRLGIEEGTVLPRSIIEFYYKADALDDPMVSEEHITAFGWASPQEIDDVMALAIRVNDFLSGLFMGVGIQLVDFKIECGRLFEGDMMRIVVADEISPDSCRLWDVATQDKLDKDRFRRDMGGLVEAYQEVARRLGIMNENEPPRPTGPVLVASTDGVKGKPH
- the purS gene encoding phosphoribosylformylglycinamidine synthase subunit PurS: MIKARITVTLKNGVLDPQGKAIEHALSGLGFGGVGAVRQGKVFDVELAESDKAKAEADLKAMCDKLLANTVIENYSVTLG